TCCGATTCACTGCACCCGGGACAAGTTCCATCGGGATTCACTCCGGCCGTGCCGATGACGGCTTACAACGCAATCACACCCGTTGAAGTCGGAGCCACCAAGCGCTTACTCGCTCTAATGCGCAAAGCGCCCGGCGGGGGCCGGATGGAACAGGTGATGTGGGCCGCGTCGGGATCAGAAGCCATCCAAAAAGCAATCTGGGCTTCGTTAGCACGCGATCGCACGCGACCGATAATCTTGGCGACGCGCTTCGGCTTTCACGGCAAAAAGGGTCTGGCGAACGCTGTAACGGGGTCCGAAACTGACACCGAACGCGATCCGCGCGTCCGGTTCATTTCTTTCCCGATGGCAGAATGTCGCGACCTCACGACGCGCGACGAGCCGTTCAATTTCGCTCCTTACCAGAAGGAGTTGGACGCCCTGCTCCACCAGTTCGGCGCAAAAATCGGCACCCTGATTACAGAACCGTACCTCGGTGGCGGCGGATCGTACCACCCGCCAAAAGGTTACCTCAAAGGGTTACAGCAGTTCTGCCGGGCGAACGACATCGTCTTCATCCTGGACGAAGTCCAATCGAACTTCGGTCGAACGGGAGCGATGTTCGCCTACGAGACTTACGGCCTCGAACCAGATGTCGTAGTGTTAGGGAAGGGACTCGGGAACGGTATCCCCGTGGCGGCCGCGGTCGGGAGCGCGGGCATCTTCGGTTCGCTGGGGTACGGCGAGGGTTCCGACACTTGGAGCGCGAACCCGCTCTGTTGCGCGGCCGTACAAGCGACACTGGACGTATTCGAGAGCCGCGATGTAATCGCGGGCATGAAGGCAAGCTCCGCGGTCCTCGAACGCGGTCTACTTGCGCTAAAAGAACTACCCTTTGTGTCCCAAATTCGTGGCGAACTCGGCGGAATGGTATGGGGCATCGAGATGTGCGATCACGGGGACCGCACGGCCGCGGAGTGGGCGAATGAGTTCGTTCTCGAGTGCTACCGGGGCGACGGCGCGAACACCGACGGCATTCACCTGCTCGGCCCGCTGGCGAAGAAAGTCGTTCGGATCTCGCCCCCGCTCGTGATCACCCCCGAAGAAGCGACCGCGGCTATGGGGCTCGTACTCCACTGTGCCCGCCGCATGGCCGGTTAAGCTGCTGAGGATTTCATGCCCGACGTGTGGATGTCAGATCTGATCCGGTGGATCGCCGATGCCGTCGGTACAGATCTCTTCGTGGTGAAAAGCGTCCTCACGCTCCTCGTCATGTGTCTGCTGTGTGGCTTGGTCGGCGCGATGGTCGTCGGGAACCGGATGGCGTTCTTCAGCGATGCGATGGCCCACTGTGCGTTCGCGGGGGTCGCGCTCGGCTACATGAGCGTGCTGCTGGGACAAGGTGACAAGGAAACAGCGACCTGGCTGGTGCCGCTAGTAATGGTGGCGTTCGGAGTTGCTGTCGGTATCTCGATGATCTACGTCCGAGACCGAACCGGACTCGCGCACGACACCGTCATAGGCGTCTTCTTCGCACTCGCGCTCGGCTTCGGGGCCATGCTTACCAAAATGGTTCAAAAGGTGAGCAATGTGAACCTGGAAATCTTCCTCTTCGGGAACCTGGTGTTCATTCCCGAAACCGACCTTCTCTATTTGTGTTGCGTGCTCGTTTTGGTTGTGTGCGTGTTCTTGTGGCGCTACAACCAGCTCATGTTCGCGAGCTTCAACCCGAGCCTCGCGCGCACGCGGCGGATGAACGTGACCCTCAACAACTACATTTTCATCGTGCTCCTCGCGCTCGTGGTGAATCTGTCGATCAAGGCCGTCGGCGCTCTGCTCATCAACGCCCTGCTCATCGTCCCGGCCGCCACTGCCGCGAACGTGTCGCGGAGTTTGCGTCAGATGTTCTGGCTCACGGTGGCGTTCTCCCTCGCATCGGGGGGCATCGGGTACTGGCTGAGTCGGAGTATGACGCTTTCGATCGGGCCGATTCGTGACGTACCGTTCAGCCCCAGTGGGGTCATCGTGGTCGTAACGGTCGGGATGTTCTTCGGGTCTATGAGCGCGGTCGCGGTCTGGAACCGGTTCGCCCCGATCTTCGGCGGGAAGCAGTTCCGCGGGTTCCACGCCCACGGCGCGGACGACCCTTGCGGGGCCGATCACCCGTTCGGACAATGCCCCTGAGCCCTGAACCACTCCATCGGTTCTGGCGTAATAACTGTGTCCCACCGTTCTCGCGTCGGGTGATCTGGTGCAGCCAAGTATCTACGACTTTCTCTTCAATTTTAGTTCCGTGTTGTGGGAGGCGATGCCGTTCGTCGTCCTCGGCGCGCTCGTCGCGGGCGTCCTCGAAGAGTTCCTGCCGCAAGAGTTCCTCACGCGACTGCTGCCGAAGTCCGTGCTCCCGGCGGTGATGATCGGCGCGGTGCTCGGCCTGCTCTTTCCGATGTGCGAGTGCGGCATCGTGGTCGTGATGCGCCGCCTGCTCCGCAAGGGCCTGCCGCTCTCGTGCTGCATCGCGTACATGCTGGCCGGCCCGATCATCAACGGCGTGGTGATCTTCAGCACGTGGATCGCGTTCCGCGATCACAAGATCGGTCCCGAGATGGTCGGGCTGCGCGTGGGCTTGGCCTTCGTGATCGCGTGCGCGACGGGGTTGATCGTTCACCTCCAGTACAAGAAGTACGGCAACGCGCTCCTGACGCCGTTGACCGCCCCCCCACCCGTCCAGGTGGATGACGCGAACGAGCCACGAATCGAGCGGCCCCGACAGCCGTTTATGCAGCGCCTGGGAAACATCTCCTCGACCGCGCTCCACGACTTCGTGGACATCATGGTGTTCCTGATTCTCGGTTCGGTGCTGGCCGCGCTCGCGCGGGTGTACATCACCGAGCAGCAGATCGAGGTCATTTCGCGCGACCAGCCGTTCCTCGCGATCCCGGCGATGATGTTCCTCGCGGTGGTGATGTGCCTGTGTAGCGAGGCCGATGCGTTCGTCGCCGCGAGTTTCACCAAAATGCACGTGAGTGCGAAGATCGCGTTCCTCGTGCTCGGTCCGATGCTCGATTTGAAGCTCATACTGATGTACACGCGCGTGTTCCGTCTTCGGCTCATCGTCACGATCGCGACGAGTGTCGTGATTCAGGTGTTAGTCTTGTGCGTGGCTCTGCACCTGATTTACCAAGCCAGCGGTTGGACCGGGTTGCCCGCGGGCGCCACACTCAAGTGATTTGAACGGGTGGTCACAAAAGGAGACGAGACCGTGGCACACAATCACGCCGGATGCCAGTCGCCCCGCGACTACTTTACCGAGCAACTGCTCACCATCCTCGTGTGCGGCGGGCTGGGTTTTGTTGCCGTTCAGCTCTACCTGAACGACATGCTGAAGCACATTCTCGCGCCGCAATTCCACCTGCCGGTGCTGATCGGCGGGATCGCGGTGTTCGTGCTGGTCGCGTTGCGGGGCCTCGCGGTGTGGCGCGAAGCGGGCGCGCTGGTGCCCGCGACCGACGACCCCACGTGTCAGGTGAACCACGTCCACACGGCCAACTGTAATCACTTGCCGGGGTTGCCGGGCGGCGAAGCCGACCCGAACCTCGTGGACGATCACGGCCACAGTCACGACATGTCCTGGATGTTCGCCCGGATGTTAATCCTGGTCTTCCCGATCGCCCTATTTGCTCTCGGTATTCCGAATTCCGGTCTCAGTTCCGAGGCACAGGAAAAGAAGCTGGGTTTGGAGGCCGCACTCGATCCGGAAACGCTCAAGGAACGCGCAAAAGACGCGAAAGTCGAGGACGTTAAAACCGATGCCGATGGCAACACCACTCGCACCCTGCGCACAGGATCCGGGCTAATGCTGCGAGAAGTTACAACAAAAGACGGAAACGTAACACTGAACGTCATCGCGCAGGGCGGTGAGGAAATGCGATTCAACACGCTCGCAGAAGCGGCGGGTGACGCCGACAAACGGAAGTCTTACGAAGGGCAAACGGCGATCATGGAGGGGCGGTTCCGCCCGATACAGGGTGCCAGCGGCAAAGAGTTCACACTGTTCCGGATGAAAATGACGTGCTGCGGGTCGGACACGGTGCCGATCAAGGTGCGAATCATCGCGCCCCACTCCGTCGACCGACAGTATTTCGATTGGGTTCGTGTAAAGGGTGTCATCCAGTTCCGTCAGATACCGGGTCAAGACGGCTATATTCCGGTCCTCATGCTCGGGGACGTTACCGACATCCAGCTCATCCCGAACAACCAGATCAAGAACGAGTACGAGTTCTAGTCCGGTTCCGGTTTCCTTGTAACGAGCCGCGACCACAAGGGAGTGGTACCTCCCGTTCCGTTGTGGTCGCGGCTCGTGCAGTCGTTACACGGACCTCGAAACGAGACTAATCGCAAAACCGTTCGGACACCACGGGTCTTCCGCAGTGGTGCCCGGAAAATGTCACTTCCCCGCAGTACGCAAGTAAGCGAACAAGTCCGCCACGTCTTGCGGTTGTAGTTCCTTCTCCAATCCCGCGGGCATGAGTGAGATGCCCGTCGATCGCAGCGAAGCAATATTCGATCGTAAGATCGTGTCTTCTTTGCCGTCGGCCCGGCGGAGCGTGATGCTCGTCGGCGTTTCGGTCGCAACGACCCCGTTCAGCACGCGATCGTCGTTCGTAACCGCGTTGTAAGAGACAAAACGCGGATCGACCTCGCGGTTCGGGTCGAACACTGCGACGAGCAGGTCTTCGCCGGATTTGTTCGGCAATGCCGCGAGCAGGTTCGCGCCCACGTCGTTCCCGACCCCATCCAAGCGGTGACACGCCGCACACGATTTCTTGAACACGCCCTTCCCTTTCATCGCGTCGCCCTTGAGATCGAGCGCGGGAGCGTAGTCCTTCACCACCTTCGCGCGGTCCACGTCGGCGGTCTGCTTGAAAACATTCGCCGCCGTTGTGCGAACACCGGCGTTCGGGTGCGCTTTGAGTAACTGAGCTTGGGTGAGACTGAAGTCGGTGAGTGCCACCTTCTTCGCTTCCACCGCGGCGAGCAATTTCAGGATGCGATCGGGGTGTAACAGGAGCGCGTCGAGGGCCTCGCGCCGAAGGGCGGGGCCGTAACTGGCCCAGTTCTTGAGGAGCAGTTCACTTACTTTCGGGTCGGTGTGCGCCGAGAGCGCTTTCACCGCGGCGAGTTGTAGGTCACCCGGGGTGGCCGGGGTGAAGCAATCCGCCAGCGCCGGACCGGACAGGTCGAACGGGCCGAACGCGAGCAGTTCGGCGATTCGCACGCGCTCGCGCGTTTCGAGTTTCTCGTCGCGAACGAGCGCTGTGTGCGATGCGTACCGCTTGCGGAGCCGGTCGCAAACGCCCTCCGCTCCCGCCGGTGGCTTGTCCCACCACGTCGGGAGCGGGCGCTTGGTACCGCGCATCCCCTGCCCCAACCCCTCATAGATCGTCGCTTGAATCTGGTCCGCAGCGGGATTATCGGCGATCAACGTCAGCACCTTCGTAATCGCCTTCGTGTCGCCCGTGGCACCAACGAGCGCGGCGATTTTGGTGACGACAGCCCGATTCGGGGTTCCGCGCTTGGTGCCGAGTACTTCGAGCAATTCGTACCCGCACCCGCTCGCGGAGGTGAGAGCAGCGGTAACGGTCCAGGGATCGTTCGCGTCTTTCTCCAGCACCGCGGCGAGCACCTGGGCCGCGTCCGCGGGCGGGAACGCACCGGCCGAGAGAGCAAGTTGGAACCGCACGCGCGGCGACGGGTCGGTCGCCAACTTCACCGCGAGTGAACGCAGCGCGGGCGCGTCATCGAAGAACGACTCGGAGAGCCGAAGGGCCTGCTCGCGAACGCCGACTTCTGGATCGCCGTAGGCGGACTGCACGTCGGCCACGCGCAGCACACCGAGGCCGTGCAGCGTCCAAAGCAAATTCACGCGGCCCGGCATTCCCTGGGCCTTCGGGAGTAATTCGCGGACGCGCACGACCGCGTCCTTTTCTTGCTTCTCGACGATGAGCCGCTGGGCAGTAATTCGCCGCCAGGGGTTCGTACTCGTGAGTTCATCGGCCAGTTGCGCGGGCTTTAGAACGGTGAAGTCGGGCATCTTCGATGCCACAAAATCCTTCGGCGCGATGCGCCAGATGCGCCCGCGCCCGCGGCTCTCCAGGTTCAGTTGCTTCTTGATGTCGTCGGGCAGTGACAGCGGAGTTTCGATCACCTCGCGGTAGAAATCGAGGACGTAAATCGCCCCGTCCGGCCCCGTGGTGAGATGCACTGGCCGGAACCAGTTGTCCGTTGAAGCGAGGAACTCGCGGTCCTCATAGGCCCGCACCGCGGTGAAGACCGCACCCTTCTCTTTCAGGATCTCGCGGTGAATGAGGTTGTTCGCGGGGTCGCACACGAAGTTGTTCCCCCAATACTCGCGCGGGAACACGTTCGCGGTATAGATAAGCGGGCTGCACGCGGACGTAATGTACCCGCCCGGGACGAGTTCAGTGGTCGGGAACCGCTTGGCGTCCGCCCCGCCCGCGCGCCGCGTGGTGCGCTCGACGCGCCACGGCTCGAACGGGCTAATGCGGAACACTTTCGCGGCCGCTCCGTGCTCGGGGATGTCGAGCGTAACCGCGTTCACCGCGAGGTACGGATTGCGCAATAAATAATGATCCGGGAGCACGATCTGCCGGAGGTGCTGGCTGTTCGTGGCCGTGAACCACCGCTGGTAATCGTCGGGGCTGAGGCCGTATTGCCCGCCGGAACTGGTCGGTTCCAAACTGCCCGGTTCGTGTGGCTTGAATCGCAGTCCGCGGTTACGAAGTGACACGAGGGGTAAATTCGGCCTCTCCGCCGACCTCACGGACCCGCCGTCGCTGCCCGCGCAGCCGTAAACCCAGTTGTCCAGGCCCCATTGCAGGCTGTTCAGCATTTGCTGGATGTTCGCGGTGTTGAAGCCGGTATACAGCACAGTTTTCTTGTCCGCTTTGCCGTCGCCATCCGTGTCTTCGAGGTAGAGCAAGTCCGGCGCGACTGCGACGAGCAACCCGCCCCGATACGGCTGCAAACCCATCGGGAATCTCAGCCCTTCGGCGAAGGTCGTGACCGTCTCGAAGACCCCGTCACCGTCCTTGTCCACGAGGCACTTGATCTTCCCGCGCGTCTCGGTGCCGGTACCGACCCCGCCGTTGGGGTACCCGCGCATTTCGCACACGAAGAGGCGCCCCTTCTCGTCAAAGCACATCGCGACGGGATCAACAATGTCCGGCTCACTCGAAACCAGATCGATCTTCATTCCGTCCGGGATCTTGAACGTGGCTTGTTCGTCTTTCGGTGACAGCGCGCCGGGCGGCTTCGGCAGTTCGGCCACTTGTGCCGTGAGTTCCTTCACCTTACCGACGATCGCGCCTTCGATTGTGGAACTCCACTTCCCGGGCATCCCGTAATAGATCTGCGACGAATCCGCCTCGTAGCCGCCCTCTTTCAGAACGCGCGCACTCGGGATGTACGCCATCACGTCGTTCGCATAGCCCATCACCCAGAGAGCGCGATCCGTGGAGAGATCCTTCTTCAATCGAATCGAATAGTCGATGACGACCTCTCCCCCGAGTGCGACCCACAACACTTGGTCGCCGAGCGCCCACGTTTGAACCGGGTAGTGCGGGTAGGTGTCATCGATCTTGCCGTTCGTTTCGAGCTGTTTGCGGAGCCGTTCCGCGCGCTTCTGTACTGCGAGGGTCTTGCTGAGGCTGTCGGCCGCGAGTTGGGCCTGAGTCGGCACCGACTCGAACTTCAGTGTGATCTTTTCGTACTTCGCTGCGAACTTTCCGGTCACGGGTTTGGCGGTCTTGAGCGCCCCCACCGCGGCTTCAGCGAGTTCCTGACCGTACTGCTCGCAGAGCTCGATCTTCCGGCGCGGGAGCGGGTTCGCGTCCGCACCGCACCCGGTCCAGAACATCGCAACCGCGCCCGGTAGTGCCTTTTCGACGGCAATCTGCGCGAAGCCGGCGAAGTCGCCGGACCACTGCTGCAAGTCGAGCGTGGTGTTGTGACAGGCGTAGCCGAAAACGACGGCCAGCGGGCGCGCGTCCTTGCCCTCAACCACGAGCACCGGCACCGCGTGATCGACCGGCCCCTTCGGGTTGTTCCCGTTGGTAACGCCCTTCTCCGTTTGCTCGCGCCGGTTCACCGCGAACCCGGCCTTACCGCTGCCGTACTTGAGCGACGCCGGGCGCAGATCCTTCACGCTCGCGCCGACCACCGCAACGAGGTCGTCTTTGAGCTTCTTCGTGTACGCATCGATCTTCGCCGCGTCCGCCTTCGTGAGCGGGTACATATCGACGAGGTTCTCGCGAATGACGGGGCCGGAGTGCGTATGCGACGCACTCAGAATCAGCTCGTCTCGCTTGATGCCGTGCTGTTTTTCGACCTCGGCCGCGACCTGCTCGCCCAGTTCGCGCGGGATACCGATCAGGTCCGTCGTGACCAACACGAGCCGCTTCCCCGTAGCGTCTTCGAGACAGAGCGCCTTCGCGTGCAGGTCGTGGAGTTTGCCGTCCGCGGGCTTCGTGCGGGAAGCGTACCCGGCCATCCACACGGCTTCTGTCGGCGTGATGACCTTCACCGCGACCCCGGCCTTGTACGCGGGCGCGGGAGCGTCGGCCGCAAATGCGGGTGCAGCGAGAATCAGCCCAATGGTCAGTACGAGCAGCGTTTTCATGGCTTCCCCTCCGCTTTCAGCAATTTCCGCATCGCGGTCGTGAGGGTGTCTTCGGAATCGGGACCAGCGAGCGCGACAGTCGGCTCGTAGCCGCCTTCGAGGTAGGCTTTTGCGGTGGGGATGTAACCCGGCCCGTCGTCGCCGTAGCTCGCGACATTCACCACAGCATCGGCGCGCATTTTGAGAGCCGCGAGTTGGTACTCGACAAACGCCTCACCCGGCAGGAAGAGGTTGAAGACCTTCCCGCCGAAGTCGAGGCAGTTCACCTCAATCGGTGTGTCTTTGCGCTTCAGCCAGGCGATTTGATAGGCCGCGTTGTTTCGCTTCGCGGCCGTAGACTTCTCGTCGTTCAGTGCTTTT
The Gemmata palustris DNA segment above includes these coding regions:
- a CDS encoding aminotransferase class III-fold pyridoxal phosphate-dependent enzyme, whose translation is MPPPVQHAREPDSNAGRAELAHIEPHSLRTFTPTQAVLAHSAGVYHWTPEGRRLYDFSSGVLVSNLGHNPTDWMRAYFRYMNWNNFQDASDSLHPGQVPSGFTPAVPMTAYNAITPVEVGATKRLLALMRKAPGGGRMEQVMWAASGSEAIQKAIWASLARDRTRPIILATRFGFHGKKGLANAVTGSETDTERDPRVRFISFPMAECRDLTTRDEPFNFAPYQKELDALLHQFGAKIGTLITEPYLGGGGSYHPPKGYLKGLQQFCRANDIVFILDEVQSNFGRTGAMFAYETYGLEPDVVVLGKGLGNGIPVAAAVGSAGIFGSLGYGEGSDTWSANPLCCAAVQATLDVFESRDVIAGMKASSAVLERGLLALKELPFVSQIRGELGGMVWGIEMCDHGDRTAAEWANEFVLECYRGDGANTDGIHLLGPLAKKVVRISPPLVITPEEATAAMGLVLHCARRMAG
- a CDS encoding neutral/alkaline non-lysosomal ceramidase N-terminal domain-containing protein, whose translation is MKTLLVLTIGLILAAPAFAADAPAPAYKAGVAVKVITPTEAVWMAGYASRTKPADGKLHDLHAKALCLEDATGKRLVLVTTDLIGIPRELGEQVAAEVEKQHGIKRDELILSASHTHSGPVIRENLVDMYPLTKADAAKIDAYTKKLKDDLVAVVGASVKDLRPASLKYGSGKAGFAVNRREQTEKGVTNGNNPKGPVDHAVPVLVVEGKDARPLAVVFGYACHNTTLDLQQWSGDFAGFAQIAVEKALPGAVAMFWTGCGADANPLPRRKIELCEQYGQELAEAAVGALKTAKPVTGKFAAKYEKITLKFESVPTQAQLAADSLSKTLAVQKRAERLRKQLETNGKIDDTYPHYPVQTWALGDQVLWVALGGEVVIDYSIRLKKDLSTDRALWVMGYANDVMAYIPSARVLKEGGYEADSSQIYYGMPGKWSSTIEGAIVGKVKELTAQVAELPKPPGALSPKDEQATFKIPDGMKIDLVSSEPDIVDPVAMCFDEKGRLFVCEMRGYPNGGVGTGTETRGKIKCLVDKDGDGVFETVTTFAEGLRFPMGLQPYRGGLLVAVAPDLLYLEDTDGDGKADKKTVLYTGFNTANIQQMLNSLQWGLDNWVYGCAGSDGGSVRSAERPNLPLVSLRNRGLRFKPHEPGSLEPTSSGGQYGLSPDDYQRWFTATNSQHLRQIVLPDHYLLRNPYLAVNAVTLDIPEHGAAAKVFRISPFEPWRVERTTRRAGGADAKRFPTTELVPGGYITSACSPLIYTANVFPREYWGNNFVCDPANNLIHREILKEKGAVFTAVRAYEDREFLASTDNWFRPVHLTTGPDGAIYVLDFYREVIETPLSLPDDIKKQLNLESRGRGRIWRIAPKDFVASKMPDFTVLKPAQLADELTSTNPWRRITAQRLIVEKQEKDAVVRVRELLPKAQGMPGRVNLLWTLHGLGVLRVADVQSAYGDPEVGVREQALRLSESFFDDAPALRSLAVKLATDPSPRVRFQLALSAGAFPPADAAQVLAAVLEKDANDPWTVTAALTSASGCGYELLEVLGTKRGTPNRAVVTKIAALVGATGDTKAITKVLTLIADNPAADQIQATIYEGLGQGMRGTKRPLPTWWDKPPAGAEGVCDRLRKRYASHTALVRDEKLETRERVRIAELLAFGPFDLSGPALADCFTPATPGDLQLAAVKALSAHTDPKVSELLLKNWASYGPALRREALDALLLHPDRILKLLAAVEAKKVALTDFSLTQAQLLKAHPNAGVRTTAANVFKQTADVDRAKVVKDYAPALDLKGDAMKGKGVFKKSCAACHRLDGVGNDVGANLLAALPNKSGEDLLVAVFDPNREVDPRFVSYNAVTNDDRVLNGVVATETPTSITLRRADGKEDTILRSNIASLRSTGISLMPAGLEKELQPQDVADLFAYLRTAGK
- a CDS encoding metal ABC transporter permease gives rise to the protein MPDVWMSDLIRWIADAVGTDLFVVKSVLTLLVMCLLCGLVGAMVVGNRMAFFSDAMAHCAFAGVALGYMSVLLGQGDKETATWLVPLVMVAFGVAVGISMIYVRDRTGLAHDTVIGVFFALALGFGAMLTKMVQKVSNVNLEIFLFGNLVFIPETDLLYLCCVLVLVVCVFLWRYNQLMFASFNPSLARTRRMNVTLNNYIFIVLLALVVNLSIKAVGALLINALLIVPAATAANVSRSLRQMFWLTVAFSLASGGIGYWLSRSMTLSIGPIRDVPFSPSGVIVVVTVGMFFGSMSAVAVWNRFAPIFGGKQFRGFHAHGADDPCGADHPFGQCP
- a CDS encoding TIGR03943 family putative permease subunit, producing the protein MAHNHAGCQSPRDYFTEQLLTILVCGGLGFVAVQLYLNDMLKHILAPQFHLPVLIGGIAVFVLVALRGLAVWREAGALVPATDDPTCQVNHVHTANCNHLPGLPGGEADPNLVDDHGHSHDMSWMFARMLILVFPIALFALGIPNSGLSSEAQEKKLGLEAALDPETLKERAKDAKVEDVKTDADGNTTRTLRTGSGLMLREVTTKDGNVTLNVIAQGGEEMRFNTLAEAAGDADKRKSYEGQTAIMEGRFRPIQGASGKEFTLFRMKMTCCGSDTVPIKVRIIAPHSVDRQYFDWVRVKGVIQFRQIPGQDGYIPVLMLGDVTDIQLIPNNQIKNEYEF
- a CDS encoding permease, with amino-acid sequence MLWEAMPFVVLGALVAGVLEEFLPQEFLTRLLPKSVLPAVMIGAVLGLLFPMCECGIVVVMRRLLRKGLPLSCCIAYMLAGPIINGVVIFSTWIAFRDHKIGPEMVGLRVGLAFVIACATGLIVHLQYKKYGNALLTPLTAPPPVQVDDANEPRIERPRQPFMQRLGNISSTALHDFVDIMVFLILGSVLAALARVYITEQQIEVISRDQPFLAIPAMMFLAVVMCLCSEADAFVAASFTKMHVSAKIAFLVLGPMLDLKLILMYTRVFRLRLIVTIATSVVIQVLVLCVALHLIYQASGWTGLPAGATLK